From a region of the Citricoccus muralis genome:
- a CDS encoding MFS transporter, producing the protein MARTRNTGQERDPLPIPREIKVLIAAAFVIAIGFGIIAPVLPQYAQSFNASATAVSAVVSAFGLTRLLFAPFSGRITSRFGETPAYMAGVLIVSLSMFLIAFSQEYWQLLFFRALGGIGSTLFTVSAMAFLARKAPPSIRGRVSGAYASAFLIGNIAGPVVGSVLAVFGYRVPFLIYGTALVVAAGLVFFLLRDSRLADRGKPDTRPDMRLAEAWERPAFRAALTSFFANGWATFGVRNSLTPLLAATAFTGTGFWLDGPQIAGAALSLFAVGNIAAVTFSSRLSDVHGRKPLIIIGLLVAAAGTAVIGWMDNPWLFLALCVVAGSGTGTLNAPQQAAVADIVGQERKAGPVMSTAQMASDLGAISGPLIAGLVVDTAGFGWAFLLTGGILAVGAISWAFAPETNLPVAPGGPRTGALPKVSPPERPAAPPDAG; encoded by the coding sequence ATGGCGCGCACGAGGAACACCGGGCAGGAGCGGGATCCGCTCCCCATCCCCCGGGAAATCAAGGTTCTCATCGCCGCCGCCTTCGTCATCGCCATCGGCTTCGGCATCATCGCGCCGGTGTTGCCCCAGTACGCCCAGTCGTTCAACGCCTCCGCCACGGCCGTGTCCGCCGTGGTCTCCGCCTTCGGGCTCACCCGGCTGCTGTTCGCCCCGTTCTCTGGGCGCATCACGAGCCGGTTCGGCGAGACCCCGGCCTACATGGCCGGAGTGCTGATCGTTTCGCTGTCCATGTTCCTCATCGCGTTCTCGCAGGAGTACTGGCAGCTGTTGTTCTTCCGTGCGCTCGGCGGCATCGGCTCCACCCTGTTCACGGTGTCCGCGATGGCGTTCCTGGCCCGGAAGGCGCCCCCAAGCATCCGCGGCCGGGTCTCCGGGGCGTATGCCTCGGCGTTCCTGATCGGCAACATCGCCGGCCCGGTGGTCGGCTCGGTGCTGGCGGTATTCGGTTACCGGGTGCCTTTCTTGATCTACGGCACGGCCCTGGTCGTCGCCGCCGGACTGGTGTTCTTCCTGCTCCGGGACTCTCGGCTGGCCGACCGCGGCAAGCCGGACACCCGGCCGGACATGAGGCTGGCCGAGGCCTGGGAGCGGCCCGCCTTCCGCGCCGCACTGACTTCCTTCTTCGCCAACGGCTGGGCGACCTTCGGGGTGCGGAACTCGCTGACGCCACTGCTGGCCGCCACCGCCTTCACGGGCACCGGATTCTGGCTCGACGGACCACAGATCGCCGGTGCAGCCCTGTCCCTCTTCGCGGTCGGAAACATCGCCGCGGTCACCTTCTCCTCACGGCTGTCCGACGTGCACGGCCGCAAGCCGCTGATCATCATCGGTCTCCTGGTGGCGGCGGCGGGCACCGCCGTGATCGGCTGGATGGACAACCCGTGGCTGTTCTTGGCCCTGTGCGTGGTGGCCGGATCCGGCACGGGCACACTCAACGCACCGCAGCAGGCAGCCGTGGCGGACATCGTGGGCCAGGAGCGCAAGGCCGGCCCCGTGATGTCTACCGCCCAGATGGCCTCCGACCTCGGGGCGATCTCCGGTCCGCTGATCGCCGGGCTGGTGGTGGACACGGCCGGTTTCGGATGGGCCTTCCTGCTCACCGGCGGCATCCTGGCCGTGGGCGCCATCTCCTGGGCCTTCGCCCCGGAGACCAATCTGCCGGTGGCTCCGGGAGGCCCTCGGACGGGCGCCCTGCCGAAGGTCAGTCCGCCGGAGCGGCCCGCAGCGCCTCCAGACGCTGGCTGA
- the wecB gene encoding non-hydrolyzing UDP-N-acetylglucosamine 2-epimerase yields the protein MPIYGTRPEAIKMAPIIKALQESDDIECEVTVTGQHREMLDQVNELFGIVPDHDLNIIRPRQTLNGVMTRTIDGLDALFEHVKPDAVVVQGDTTTSTAGAIAAFYRGIPVVHVEAGLRSFDLFSPFPEEANRKMTTQVASLHLAPTTTSRDNLLREAVNPDDIVVTGNTVIDALYEVVEKAVPFSDPQLQELADSGRRLVLVTTHRRENQGEAMRGVGRALARLSEQYPDVDFVLPAHRNPVVREAILPEVEGRTNVIVTEPLAYGEFTHLLSVAHVVLTDSGGVQEEAPGLGKPVLVMRENTERPEAVTAGTVKLIGTDELRVVTEVSTLLDDAGAYEVMANAVNPYGDGRAAVRTVAAVRALLGRGERLPDFAD from the coding sequence ATGCCGATCTACGGCACCCGCCCGGAGGCCATCAAGATGGCTCCGATCATCAAGGCGCTGCAGGAGTCGGATGACATCGAGTGCGAGGTGACCGTCACCGGACAGCACCGGGAGATGCTGGATCAGGTCAACGAACTCTTCGGCATCGTCCCTGACCACGATCTCAACATCATCCGTCCCCGCCAGACGCTCAACGGTGTGATGACGCGGACCATCGACGGCCTGGACGCCCTCTTCGAGCACGTGAAGCCGGACGCGGTGGTGGTCCAGGGTGACACGACCACCTCGACGGCCGGCGCGATCGCCGCGTTCTACCGGGGCATCCCCGTGGTGCACGTGGAGGCCGGCCTGCGCAGCTTCGACCTCTTCTCGCCCTTCCCCGAGGAGGCGAACCGCAAGATGACCACCCAGGTGGCCAGCCTCCACCTCGCCCCGACCACGACCAGCCGGGACAACCTGCTGCGTGAGGCGGTCAACCCAGACGACATCGTGGTCACCGGCAACACGGTGATCGACGCGCTGTACGAGGTCGTGGAGAAGGCGGTGCCGTTCTCCGACCCACAACTTCAAGAACTGGCGGACAGCGGACGCCGTCTCGTGCTGGTGACCACGCACCGGCGTGAGAACCAGGGCGAGGCCATGCGCGGCGTCGGCCGGGCCCTGGCCCGGTTGTCGGAGCAGTACCCGGACGTGGACTTCGTGCTGCCGGCCCACCGCAATCCGGTGGTCCGGGAAGCCATCCTCCCGGAGGTCGAGGGCCGGACCAACGTCATCGTGACCGAGCCGCTCGCCTACGGCGAGTTCACGCACCTGCTGTCCGTGGCCCACGTGGTCCTGACGGATTCCGGCGGCGTGCAGGAGGAGGCGCCGGGCCTCGGCAAGCCCGTCTTGGTGATGCGCGAGAACACTGAGCGCCCCGAGGCCGTCACCGCCGGAACGGTGAAGCTGATCGGCACGGACGAGTTGCGCGTGGTCACCGAGGTCTCGACCCTGCTGGACGATGCCGGGGCCTATGAGGTCATGGCCAACGCGGTGAACCCCTACGGTGACGGCCGCGCCGCAGTCCGCACCGTGGCCGCCGTGCGGGCCCTGCTCGGACGCGGGGAACGCCTACCGGACTTCGCCGACTGA
- a CDS encoding ABC transporter ATP-binding protein produces the protein MTAAEAAPSAVTSPSTQAAVVIDSASMTYVVRSIRPAPRHQTLRDRLSRAGSGIEISHLEALKPLSLVVEHGESVGVIGTNGSGKSTLMKLVTGQLAPTSGSVYATDTPIMLGVNAALVPQISGEDNIILGCLAMGMTRAQADEKFDSIVELSGLKDSLHLPLKAYSSGMASRLQFAIATSVDPEILVIDEALNTGDAQFRERTRQRINVLREQAGCVFLVSHSLGTIRDMCTRAIWIERGELLMDGTPEDVTGRYQEYAGHMGKKHDKKAADLLDKCRSELVRTKIVWNDQRSPSSPTP, from the coding sequence ATGACGGCAGCAGAGGCCGCGCCCAGTGCGGTCACGTCGCCCTCGACCCAGGCGGCCGTGGTGATCGACTCGGCCTCCATGACCTATGTGGTGCGGTCGATCCGCCCCGCCCCACGGCACCAGACCCTGCGGGACCGGCTCAGCCGCGCCGGGTCCGGAATCGAGATCTCCCATCTCGAAGCCCTCAAGCCCCTATCCCTGGTGGTGGAGCACGGCGAGAGCGTGGGGGTGATCGGCACCAACGGTTCGGGCAAGTCCACCCTGATGAAACTGGTCACCGGCCAGCTCGCCCCCACCAGCGGATCCGTCTACGCCACGGACACACCCATCATGCTGGGGGTCAATGCCGCCCTCGTCCCGCAGATCTCCGGCGAGGACAACATCATCCTGGGCTGCCTGGCCATGGGCATGACGCGGGCCCAGGCTGATGAGAAGTTCGATTCCATCGTGGAGTTGTCCGGACTGAAGGACTCGCTCCATCTGCCGCTCAAGGCCTATTCCTCCGGCATGGCCTCCCGCTTGCAATTCGCCATCGCCACCAGCGTGGACCCGGAGATCCTGGTGATCGACGAGGCACTGAACACCGGTGATGCCCAGTTCCGCGAGCGCACCCGCCAACGCATCAATGTGCTGCGAGAACAGGCCGGTTGCGTCTTCCTCGTCAGCCACTCCCTCGGCACCATCCGGGACATGTGTACCCGGGCCATCTGGATCGAACGTGGTGAGCTGCTGATGGACGGGACGCCGGAGGACGTCACCGGCCGCTACCAGGAGTATGCCGGCCATATGGGCAAGAAGCACGACAAGAAGGCCGCGGATCTCCTGGACAAGTGCCGCAGTGAACTCGTCCGCACCAAGATCGTCTGGAATGATCAACGCTCCCCGTCCTCGCCCACCCCGTGA
- a CDS encoding ABC transporter permease, whose amino-acid sequence MNTTEDTGDSGTRTIALDRNGLIRVGARPSLWRYLRQIWEFRSFVLFDSKSRIAGGNSTNSLGQIWLVLNPILNGATYFFVFGLLLGTGRGIENFIAYLIIGVFMFRFTSSAITSGSKAIISNRSVVRAFSFPRATLALAVNVRELMVQIPAFITMFVLILAFPPLEIVSWKWLLFIPLVGVQFLFNLGLSLILARLVTRFNDVTNLITFGTRIWLYLSAVFFSIDRFADHPTILFIMHLNPMYCILEIARDSLLYDTWPDPNRWLVLGAWTLVLLVVGTLLFWQAEESYGQEK is encoded by the coding sequence GTGAACACCACCGAAGACACCGGGGACTCCGGAACCCGCACGATCGCCCTTGATCGGAACGGTTTGATCCGCGTCGGCGCCAGGCCAAGCCTGTGGCGGTACCTGCGGCAGATCTGGGAGTTCCGGAGCTTCGTCCTCTTCGACTCGAAGTCACGGATCGCCGGGGGCAACAGCACTAATTCACTGGGCCAGATCTGGCTGGTGCTGAACCCGATCCTCAACGGCGCCACGTACTTCTTCGTCTTCGGCCTGCTCCTCGGGACCGGCCGCGGCATCGAGAACTTCATCGCCTACCTGATCATCGGCGTGTTCATGTTCCGCTTCACCTCCTCGGCGATCACCAGCGGATCCAAGGCCATCATCAGCAACCGCTCCGTCGTGCGAGCCTTCTCCTTCCCCCGGGCGACGCTGGCCTTGGCCGTGAACGTCCGGGAACTCATGGTGCAGATTCCCGCGTTCATCACGATGTTCGTGTTGATCCTCGCCTTCCCCCCACTCGAAATAGTGTCCTGGAAGTGGCTGCTCTTCATCCCGCTGGTGGGTGTGCAGTTCCTGTTCAACCTCGGTCTGAGCCTGATCCTGGCCCGCCTGGTCACCCGCTTCAACGATGTGACCAACCTCATCACCTTCGGCACCAGGATCTGGCTGTACCTGTCCGCCGTCTTCTTCAGCATCGACCGGTTCGCGGACCACCCCACGATCCTCTTCATCATGCATTTGAACCCGATGTACTGCATCCTGGAGATCGCCCGCGACAGTCTGCTGTATGACACCTGGCCGGATCCGAACCGGTGGCTCGTCCTCGGCGCGTGGACCCTGGTTCTGCTGGTCGTCGGCACCTTGTTGTTCTGGCAGGCCGAGGAAAGCTACGGACAGGAGAAGTGA
- a CDS encoding AAA family ATPase, with protein MYLKTLTVRGFKSFASATTFHFEPGVTAVVGPNGSGKSNVVDALSWVMGEQGAKNLRGGKMEDVIFAGTSGRAPLGRAQVSLTIDNADGALPIEYSEVTISRTLFRSGGSEYAINGSSCRLLDIQELLSDSGLGREMHVIVGQGQLDRILQASPEERRGFIEEASGVLKHRRRKERSVRKLESMRTNLDRVRDLSEEVRRQLGPLSKQAKTARKAQRIQFDVRDARSRLLADDLFRQQVALEQLGTGDRELEQAVATAEAEVARAEEAAAELATDVATAGQASAAARDHWYRLSTLAERYRSLGAVAAERERSRSQPVPAPSGPDPETARNLVDRAGTEAAEAETAVVTAQSELERASTERQRAEVAARAASDTYTRLLQQAADRRQAAAVAAGRIEAAKATEQSLQAQCEKATARLADSERAAQSLRAELADHQNRLAGSLDSEEELDAAYEAAAETADRLRERLARLDEALAAAESAHGAALARRDALAEALEPEAGAAVTALGDLAPTALAEVLTVEGGWEAAIAAALGGPAEQLVLDGLAPAVEAAGRLADAGAADARLLFPWVPGTDASTASTATVAGSAAPGAELPEGATDAGSVVQLPEGNSTIAGAASEPSSAEHVVADTVRSLLAGTVLVEDLATATAFLDGGLLPSHYRGVPVRLATRDGHVVGQGWADGRGAGSGSRLERQAAADQAAGVAEQATHEVERLRFQRSGLAREAEEATAAETAALEALDASDARFTAVTEELARLNQQLAHADDGVERQRAELTALRDRLTEATAGVGQAEEEARRAETAPTAEPTSSEELTTDPSADTAAIPDPEARDRAEEQASLARHQETEARLALRAAETSRSQLAARAEQARRQVSAATLAHQERERAEQQRRAWLTRISAVAQALTQGLERVQDAVDRADQDRTELDRRGEELAARRQQLQRTAEHHRSVVAQAKDRLHVARMARQEQQLKLDQLRDKSLDDLGMTGDYLLEHFGPHLPVPLAPPADRSETNTETDTETNTEIDTDPGAEAGTETDAEPETVPYERAEQQKRLRRAERELSALGRVNPLALEEYAAVEERHRFLSGQLEDLDSSRRDLLKIIQDVDDTVLRVFSAAFEDTAAQFQHVFATLFPGGEGRLFLTDPDNLLESGIEVEARPAGKKVKRLSLLSGGERSLAAVAMLVAIFKARPSPFYVMDEVEAALDDTNLGRLLEIFRELQQDSQLIIITHQKRTMEVADALYGVSMRGDGVSTVISQRLEALRAAPAD; from the coding sequence ATGTACCTGAAGACGTTGACCGTCCGCGGCTTCAAATCCTTCGCCTCGGCCACCACCTTCCACTTCGAACCCGGCGTGACCGCCGTGGTGGGCCCCAACGGCTCGGGCAAGTCCAACGTGGTGGACGCCCTCTCCTGGGTGATGGGGGAGCAGGGGGCGAAGAACCTGCGCGGCGGGAAGATGGAGGACGTGATCTTCGCCGGCACCTCCGGGCGGGCCCCGCTGGGGCGCGCCCAGGTGTCTCTGACCATCGACAACGCTGACGGCGCCCTACCGATCGAGTACTCGGAGGTCACCATCTCCCGCACGCTGTTCCGCAGCGGGGGATCCGAGTACGCCATCAACGGCAGCTCCTGCCGACTGCTCGACATCCAGGAGCTGCTGTCCGACTCCGGTCTCGGCCGCGAGATGCACGTGATCGTGGGCCAGGGACAGCTGGACCGGATCCTGCAGGCCAGTCCGGAGGAGCGCCGCGGCTTCATCGAAGAGGCCTCGGGGGTGCTCAAACACCGCCGGCGCAAGGAGCGCAGCGTCCGCAAGCTCGAGTCGATGCGCACGAACCTGGACCGTGTCCGGGACCTCTCCGAGGAGGTACGCCGTCAGCTCGGGCCGCTGTCCAAGCAGGCCAAGACCGCCCGTAAGGCGCAGCGGATCCAGTTCGACGTCCGTGATGCCCGGTCCCGACTGCTCGCGGACGACCTGTTCCGGCAGCAGGTGGCCCTGGAGCAGCTGGGCACCGGAGACCGGGAGCTCGAGCAGGCCGTCGCCACCGCGGAGGCCGAAGTCGCCCGGGCCGAGGAGGCCGCAGCCGAGCTGGCCACGGACGTCGCCACGGCCGGGCAGGCCTCCGCGGCCGCCCGTGACCACTGGTACCGGCTCTCGACCCTGGCCGAACGGTACCGTTCCCTGGGTGCCGTGGCAGCCGAGCGGGAACGCTCCCGCAGTCAGCCGGTCCCGGCGCCGTCGGGCCCGGACCCGGAGACGGCGCGAAACCTCGTCGACCGGGCCGGAACCGAGGCAGCCGAGGCCGAGACCGCCGTGGTGACGGCCCAATCCGAGCTCGAGCGGGCCTCCACAGAGCGCCAGCGTGCCGAAGTCGCGGCCCGGGCGGCATCCGACACCTACACGCGGCTGCTGCAACAGGCCGCGGATCGGCGCCAGGCGGCCGCCGTCGCTGCGGGTCGCATCGAGGCCGCCAAGGCGACCGAGCAGTCTCTCCAGGCGCAGTGCGAGAAGGCCACCGCCCGGCTGGCGGACAGCGAGCGGGCCGCGCAGTCGCTGCGCGCCGAACTGGCGGACCACCAGAACCGACTGGCCGGCTCGCTTGATTCCGAGGAGGAACTCGATGCGGCCTATGAGGCCGCGGCCGAGACTGCCGATCGGCTGCGCGAACGCCTGGCTCGGCTCGACGAGGCCCTCGCTGCCGCCGAATCGGCCCACGGCGCCGCCCTGGCCCGTCGGGACGCCTTGGCCGAGGCCCTCGAACCGGAGGCCGGCGCCGCCGTCACGGCTCTCGGAGATCTGGCGCCCACCGCACTCGCCGAGGTCCTGACCGTGGAGGGCGGCTGGGAGGCTGCCATCGCCGCCGCCCTCGGCGGACCTGCGGAGCAACTCGTCCTCGATGGCCTAGCCCCGGCCGTCGAGGCGGCTGGTCGGCTGGCCGACGCCGGCGCAGCAGATGCGCGCCTGCTGTTCCCCTGGGTGCCGGGCACGGATGCTTCAACCGCATCTACCGCTACCGTTGCCGGCTCCGCGGCGCCGGGGGCCGAACTCCCCGAGGGGGCGACGGACGCGGGGTCCGTGGTCCAGCTTCCGGAGGGGAACTCCACGATCGCCGGAGCCGCCTCGGAACCGTCGAGTGCGGAACACGTGGTCGCGGACACCGTGCGGTCCCTGCTGGCCGGGACGGTGCTCGTGGAGGACCTGGCCACGGCCACCGCGTTCCTGGACGGGGGACTGCTTCCGTCGCACTACCGGGGTGTGCCGGTCCGCCTGGCCACCCGGGACGGGCACGTGGTGGGTCAGGGATGGGCGGACGGGCGCGGGGCCGGATCCGGTAGTCGGCTGGAGCGTCAGGCCGCGGCGGACCAGGCGGCCGGGGTGGCGGAGCAGGCCACCCATGAGGTCGAGCGGCTCCGGTTCCAACGCTCGGGGCTGGCTCGGGAGGCCGAGGAGGCCACCGCTGCCGAGACCGCCGCACTCGAGGCCCTCGACGCCTCCGATGCCCGCTTCACGGCGGTCACCGAGGAACTGGCCCGGCTCAACCAGCAGCTGGCCCATGCCGACGACGGTGTGGAACGCCAGCGCGCCGAGCTCACCGCCCTGCGGGATCGCCTCACGGAGGCGACGGCCGGCGTCGGGCAGGCCGAGGAGGAGGCACGGCGGGCCGAGACCGCCCCCACCGCGGAACCGACCAGTTCGGAAGAACTGACCACGGACCCGTCAGCCGACACGGCGGCCATTCCCGACCCGGAGGCGCGGGACAGGGCGGAGGAGCAGGCCAGCCTCGCCCGGCACCAGGAGACCGAGGCAAGGTTGGCGCTGAGGGCCGCCGAGACCAGCCGGTCCCAGCTCGCAGCGCGGGCCGAGCAGGCGCGCCGCCAGGTCTCGGCGGCCACGCTGGCCCACCAGGAGCGCGAGCGGGCCGAGCAACAGCGACGGGCCTGGCTGACCCGGATCTCGGCGGTCGCACAGGCACTGACACAGGGACTGGAACGTGTGCAGGACGCCGTGGACCGCGCCGATCAGGACCGCACGGAACTGGACCGCCGTGGCGAGGAACTCGCGGCGCGGAGGCAACAGCTCCAGCGCACCGCTGAGCACCACCGCTCGGTGGTGGCACAGGCCAAGGACCGGCTGCACGTGGCCCGGATGGCCCGGCAGGAACAGCAGCTCAAGCTGGACCAGTTGCGGGACAAGTCCCTCGATGACCTCGGCATGACCGGGGACTACCTGCTGGAGCACTTCGGCCCGCACCTGCCGGTTCCGCTGGCACCGCCCGCGGATCGGAGCGAGACCAACACCGAGACCGACACCGAGACCAACACCGAGATCGACACCGATCCCGGCGCGGAGGCCGGCACCGAGACCGACGCTGAGCCCGAGACGGTGCCGTACGAGCGCGCCGAACAGCAGAAGCGGCTGCGCCGGGCCGAGCGTGAACTGTCCGCGCTGGGCCGGGTCAACCCGCTGGCGCTGGAGGAGTACGCCGCCGTGGAGGAACGGCACCGCTTCCTGTCCGGTCAGCTCGAGGACCTGGACTCCAGCCGACGGGACCTCCTGAAGATCATCCAGGACGTGGATGACACGGTGCTGCGGGTGTTCTCCGCCGCGTTCGAGGACACCGCCGCCCAGTTCCAGCACGTCTTCGCCACCCTGTTCCCCGGCGGTGAGGGGCGGCTGTTCCTGACGGATCCGGACAACCTGCTCGAGTCGGGCATCGAGGTGGAGGCTCGGCCGGCGGGCAAGAAGGTCAAGCGGCTGTCCCTGCTGTCCGGCGGTGAACGCTCACTGGCCGCCGTCGCCATGCTCGTGGCGATCTTCAAGGCCCGGCCCAGCCCGTTCTACGTGATGGACGAGGTGGAAGCCGCCTTGGACGACACCAACCTCGGGCGGCTGCTGGAGATCTTCCGGGAGCTGCAACAGGACAGCCAGCTGATCATCATCACCCACCAGAAGCGCACCATGGAGGTCGCGGACGCCCTCTACGGGGTCTCCATGCGAGGGGACGGCGTCAGCACAGTCATCAGCCAGCGTCTGGAGGCGCTGCGGGCCGCTCCGGCGGACTGA
- a CDS encoding glycosyltransferase family 4 protein, translated as MSTNLSHVEKPHMAMLVANPVVGDSRVEKSALSAVRAGYRVTIVGVGNASTSHVDHYEHIPIYRIPLDFSRHKAWTVENRRRNSSRAPETSGTSLLNRANRALQRMSQRLNRSWAERFRTTRESFQAGRPGGWRTVWPQTLDYEEGFLEVLHRLKPDIIHAHDRHPMAGAAAYSALQRAAGTPVPWVYDAHEWVPGTIIGGPPQAKTAWVALEAELIRTADAVITVTDHVAGELHARHRLDARPRTVINAPRRARQPLPPDQRRPLREECGVGPETPLLVYVGMLAEHRGVFTIVDALTEMPGVHVAFVGSQNATVRQQLHDRAMTHGVRDRLHLLDYVPSHSVTWYIESATCGISALMPYPAHELAMPTKLREYAQAGLPVVASDLDTQSAFVKDHGVGTLFAAGDASSLAAAFHRLLDDQESYRRAVRDPDFLASQTWEGNETALAATWHSLCPAQSPLAEPRSTAPAAAAASQTRVERHPTLVVVGASAADPWAEAWSRFAGDARGHAGSDSEADGDGVLMSEALDSWLEIDRYADAALYRGLSCAHGDVDGGPLSEMLSLQRRQKQVGVLTEAPLVDAALLRDQPGHAFSDWDPKVFGRYRRQALKQARPYLTMLEQGIPLFTSSQRNALMLHGVHWIPAPLPFPSPPLPSPPGEARADSRTPVRILIVPTIRSQAENGQLDRLVEDATRHGFSVRRPRSSRYDPSQAGHADIVVDALTLGEWSHSAAHAWSASRLVVGHLDESLSTSPGSPLMTAPAPPLLESSVDDIVDTVLDLAHALDGAAEAETRRHGRDFAEAIYGGKMAVAGLRGIWNV; from the coding sequence ATGAGTACGAACTTGTCACATGTCGAGAAGCCCCACATGGCCATGTTGGTGGCCAATCCCGTGGTGGGCGATTCCCGGGTGGAGAAGAGCGCCCTCAGCGCCGTTCGGGCGGGATATCGGGTGACGATCGTGGGGGTCGGGAACGCCAGCACCTCTCACGTCGACCACTACGAGCACATTCCGATTTATCGGATCCCCCTGGACTTCTCACGGCACAAGGCGTGGACGGTCGAGAACCGGCGACGGAACAGCAGCAGAGCACCCGAGACCTCCGGCACGAGCCTACTGAACCGGGCGAACAGGGCCCTGCAACGCATGAGCCAACGCCTGAACCGCTCGTGGGCCGAGCGATTCCGCACCACGCGGGAGTCGTTTCAGGCCGGCCGGCCCGGGGGCTGGCGAACGGTCTGGCCGCAGACACTGGACTACGAGGAGGGCTTCCTCGAGGTCCTCCATCGGCTGAAACCAGACATCATCCATGCCCATGACCGGCACCCGATGGCCGGGGCCGCCGCATACTCCGCCCTCCAACGGGCTGCTGGGACCCCGGTCCCCTGGGTCTACGACGCCCACGAATGGGTACCCGGCACCATCATCGGCGGGCCTCCGCAGGCCAAGACGGCATGGGTCGCCCTGGAAGCCGAGCTGATCCGCACTGCTGATGCCGTCATCACCGTCACAGACCATGTGGCGGGCGAGCTCCACGCCCGGCACCGGCTTGATGCCCGCCCGAGAACGGTCATCAACGCCCCGCGCAGGGCCCGGCAACCACTGCCCCCGGACCAGCGCCGCCCCCTGCGGGAGGAGTGCGGCGTGGGCCCGGAGACGCCCCTGCTGGTGTATGTGGGCATGCTGGCCGAGCACCGGGGGGTCTTCACCATCGTCGATGCCCTGACGGAGATGCCGGGCGTCCACGTGGCGTTCGTCGGCTCACAGAACGCCACGGTCCGCCAGCAGCTGCACGACCGTGCCATGACGCATGGTGTAAGGGACCGTCTGCACCTCCTGGACTATGTTCCGTCCCATTCCGTGACCTGGTACATCGAATCGGCGACCTGCGGTATCAGCGCCCTGATGCCCTACCCGGCTCATGAGCTCGCGATGCCCACGAAGCTGCGTGAGTATGCCCAGGCCGGTCTGCCGGTCGTCGCCAGCGACCTGGACACGCAGTCCGCCTTCGTCAAGGATCACGGAGTGGGCACGCTCTTCGCCGCCGGAGACGCCTCCTCCCTGGCCGCGGCCTTCCACCGCCTCCTTGACGATCAGGAGTCGTATCGCCGCGCCGTCCGTGACCCTGACTTCCTTGCCTCGCAGACCTGGGAGGGAAACGAGACGGCCTTGGCGGCGACCTGGCACTCCCTGTGCCCGGCGCAGTCCCCACTGGCCGAGCCCCGCTCAACGGCCCCGGCCGCCGCCGCCGCATCGCAAACACGGGTCGAGCGGCATCCCACCCTGGTCGTCGTCGGTGCTTCGGCCGCCGATCCCTGGGCCGAGGCATGGTCCCGGTTTGCCGGTGATGCCCGCGGTCATGCCGGCTCCGACTCCGAGGCTGACGGAGACGGCGTGCTGATGTCAGAGGCCCTGGACTCCTGGCTGGAGATCGACCGATACGCCGATGCCGCGCTGTACCGCGGACTGTCCTGCGCGCATGGAGACGTCGACGGCGGGCCCCTGTCCGAGATGCTCTCCCTGCAACGCCGCCAAAAGCAGGTCGGCGTCCTGACGGAGGCACCCCTCGTGGATGCGGCGCTCCTGAGGGACCAACCCGGGCACGCCTTCAGCGATTGGGATCCCAAGGTCTTCGGACGGTACAGACGGCAGGCACTGAAACAGGCCCGCCCCTACCTGACGATGCTGGAGCAGGGCATCCCTCTCTTCACCTCCAGCCAGCGCAACGCGCTCATGCTCCACGGAGTCCACTGGATTCCTGCCCCCCTCCCCTTCCCGTCACCGCCTCTTCCGTCTCCACCTGGCGAGGCACGAGCCGATTCCCGGACCCCAGTGAGGATCCTCATCGTGCCGACCATCCGGTCACAAGCCGAGAACGGGCAACTCGATCGGCTGGTGGAGGACGCCACGCGACACGGCTTCTCGGTCCGACGCCCCCGGTCCTCCCGGTACGATCCCTCGCAGGCCGGCCACGCGGATATCGTCGTCGATGCGCTCACCCTCGGGGAATGGAGCCACAGTGCCGCCCATGCCTGGTCAGCGTCCCGGCTCG